Proteins encoded within one genomic window of Fusobacterium perfoetens:
- a CDS encoding TolC family protein encodes MKKKILALFFSFLLIGCSNNQEKKPEEKIATLTGKDYLKQYGSSISLEEAIQIARERNLDIKTKRLEREVASLDRKIAFGNFLPSINVMGGYTKLDNQVDIGMDTSSLKNGLAGALGSLGLPPQALGVLGNLIPNTLSTRLIDESFYTYGVGVQMPVFVPSTWFLYSARKKGEKISELAENLTDKMIQLQIMGEYFYILALQSERDYLVNQLNSAKEIEKKARISLKVQGILPWELDKAKTLVKARELSLNNNERDLKIAKMNLMKSLNLNPLDDIVIEDISITQKEIPTLEDCIYEAISQNEILKISDTASGVSSDIKKIAISNFLPKVILGGGYIENNNDIFLDSSVGFGNISGVLSIFNGFKNINEYKKAVRRENISQMKVEKEFLTVIIETSRAYNNVEKARELCEIADLNYKAESGRIKQKSSEKKVGMIGEDEYLSSLSSYDEAFSMKKKADFQYQMALGALSIAMGKNPFVKGGN; translated from the coding sequence ATGAAAAAGAAAATTTTGGCTCTGTTTTTTTCTTTTCTACTGATAGGTTGCTCCAATAATCAAGAGAAAAAGCCAGAAGAAAAAATTGCTACTCTTACTGGAAAAGATTATTTAAAGCAATATGGTTCTTCTATATCCTTAGAAGAGGCGATACAAATAGCTAGAGAGAGAAACTTGGATATTAAAACTAAAAGGTTAGAGAGAGAAGTGGCTAGTCTTGATAGAAAGATAGCTTTTGGAAATTTCTTGCCCTCTATAAATGTAATGGGTGGTTATACTAAGCTCGATAATCAAGTGGACATTGGTATGGATACTAGCTCTTTAAAAAATGGTTTAGCAGGTGCTTTAGGTAGTCTTGGTCTACCTCCACAAGCACTGGGAGTTTTAGGAAATTTAATCCCCAATACCCTTTCAACAAGACTGATTGACGAGTCTTTTTATACTTATGGTGTAGGTGTACAAATGCCAGTCTTTGTTCCGTCAACTTGGTTTTTATACAGTGCTAGAAAAAAAGGTGAAAAGATAAGTGAGCTAGCTGAAAACTTAACTGATAAGATGATACAACTTCAGATTATGGGAGAATATTTTTATATCCTTGCTCTACAATCAGAGAGAGATTATCTTGTAAATCAGTTAAATTCCGCAAAAGAGATAGAGAAAAAAGCTCGTATTTCCCTAAAAGTTCAAGGGATTTTACCTTGGGAGCTAGATAAAGCAAAAACTTTGGTAAAAGCTAGAGAACTTTCCCTTAATAATAACGAGAGAGATCTAAAGATTGCCAAGATGAACCTTATGAAAAGTCTAAATCTAAATCCATTAGATGATATAGTTATAGAAGATATCTCTATCACTCAAAAGGAGATACCTACTCTAGAGGATTGTATCTACGAGGCTATTTCACAGAACGAAATATTAAAAATCTCTGATACTGCCAGTGGAGTAAGTAGTGACATTAAAAAGATTGCTATCTCTAATTTCTTGCCAAAAGTTATCTTAGGTGGGGGATATATAGAGAACAATAACGATATATTCTTAGATTCAAGTGTAGGATTTGGAAATATAAGCGGAGTTCTTAGCATATTCAATGGATTTAAAAATATAAACGAATATAAAAAAGCTGTAAGGAGAGAAAATATCTCTCAAATGAAAGTTGAAAAGGAATTTTTGACAGTTATAATAGAAACTTCCAGAGCTTATAACAATGTAGAAAAGGCTCGTGAGCTATGTGAGATAGCTGACCTTAACTACAAAGCTGAAAGTGGCAGAATAAAACAAAAAAGTTCTGAAAAGAAAGTTGGAATGATAGGGGAAGATGAATATTTAAGCTCCCTTTCATCATATGATGAGGCTTTTAGTATGAAGAAAAAAGCAGATTTTCAATATCAAATGGCTCTTGGAGCTTTAAGCATTGCAATGGGTAAAAATCCCTTTGTCAAAGGAGGAAATTAA
- a CDS encoding efflux RND transporter periplasmic adaptor subunit yields MKLKFLLLILSICIVGCGKEKETIIRPVETITAKMSVENTKSQYPAVVAPEKEALLSFRVAGPVEEFNVEIGSFVSSGSVIAKLDERDYNLQLEAFKNKELAGKNSYEATKAVAENARKQFVRVETLYREKAIPKKSYDEVLAGVKASKAKELATFAVYQEAMQGRINCENQLKDTSLIAPYDGYIKKKFVDVGSVVGAGIPVVSIASVGNHKIKINISENDLEKFNDVKEANFVYNDKKYPLKLEEVGQVKGATNTTYPVTFSFIEENNIPIDSQGSVDVTFAEEGKNGILVPCEALFEKDGKVNIWIYKDGQVTSKEVKIIRPYYDGQVIISGASSGEKIVTKGVHELSEGQKVNLLEPFSKTNVGEVL; encoded by the coding sequence ATGAAACTAAAATTTTTATTACTAATATTATCTATTTGCATTGTTGGTTGTGGAAAAGAGAAAGAAACTATCATAAGACCTGTGGAAACAATCACTGCCAAGATGTCAGTGGAAAATACAAAATCACAATATCCTGCTGTGGTAGCTCCAGAGAAAGAGGCTTTGCTTTCATTTAGAGTGGCAGGACCTGTTGAGGAGTTTAATGTGGAGATAGGAAGTTTTGTAAGCAGTGGTTCTGTTATAGCAAAACTAGACGAGAGAGATTATAATCTTCAGTTAGAGGCTTTTAAAAATAAAGAACTAGCAGGTAAAAACTCTTATGAGGCAACAAAGGCTGTGGCTGAAAATGCTAGAAAACAATTTGTAAGGGTAGAAACTCTATATAGAGAAAAAGCTATTCCAAAAAAATCTTATGACGAAGTTTTGGCAGGAGTAAAGGCTAGCAAAGCCAAAGAACTAGCAACATTTGCTGTATATCAAGAGGCAATGCAAGGTAGAATAAACTGTGAAAACCAACTTAAAGATACAAGCCTAATAGCTCCGTATGACGGATATATCAAGAAAAAATTTGTTGATGTAGGGTCAGTTGTTGGGGCAGGGATACCTGTTGTATCAATAGCTTCAGTGGGAAATCACAAGATAAAAATAAATATTTCAGAAAATGATTTGGAAAAATTTAATGATGTAAAAGAGGCAAACTTTGTTTATAACGACAAAAAATATCCTCTAAAACTAGAAGAAGTAGGGCAAGTAAAAGGGGCAACAAATACAACTTATCCAGTAACATTTTCTTTTATAGAAGAAAACAATATCCCGATAGATTCACAAGGTAGTGTAGATGTTACTTTTGCCGAGGAGGGAAAAAATGGGATACTGGTTCCTTGTGAGGCTCTATTTGAAAAAGATGGAAAGGTAAATATTTGGATTTATAAAGATGGGCAAGTAACTTCAAAAGAGGTAAAAATCATAAGACCTTACTATGACGGACAAGTTATTATATCTGGAGCAAGTTCTGGAGAAAAAATAGTTACAAAGGGTGTTCACGAATTGTCAGAGGGGCAAAAAGTAAATCTTTTAGAGCCTTTTAGCAAGACAAATGTCGGAGAAGTATTATAG
- a CDS encoding efflux RND transporter permease subunit — protein sequence MKFIDYSIKNTIVVRFMVILLVIGGLFSYMKLGKLEDPEFKIKEALVVTLYPNADAHSVELQVTTKIEEALQKIPNIEFLQSTSKPGYSQVKIKLKESVPSKDLEQYWDKLRKKINDSRINLPIGALPPVVLDDYGAVYGIFLAVTSDGYSYSELKKYTEYITKELNSINGIAQVTQFGKPTDAIEIIIDRDKVNSMGLNTKLIATSLISENLITGGGTIDYGSLRVNLKLNNKINSTEKLENLIIFSKKLPDGNDEIIRLKDIAKIERGYVEPISQKMYFNGQMSMGISLSPESGTNIVNTGKVIDEKIIELKEKLPVGIDIKKVYYQPDLVTSAINNFILNLIMSVITVVGILLLTMGMRSGLIIGANLVLSILGTLIFMLAMKIDMQRVSLGSFIIAMGMLVDNSIVIVDGVLVRRNQGMSMEDALSESTHKPALPLLGATFIAAIAFLPAYLMASYTGEYVSSSFWVIGISLMLSWVLCLTQTPVYCKLYLENEPIKEPSEREKKFYSKVHSLLEYLLDRKKSTLSFMAMALFVSGVIFMQIPKTFFPDSDKKGFTISLWAPEGSKIEVVEKATNELGKYLSENKNVTNVVETIGSSPARYYVCTIPELPNPAYGEIIVSVDKLKNLETVANSALDYANKNLAGIVVGAKKYPNGVPTQYPIEIAFSGQDPKILRDLANEAMEIIKKHPDVSNVKTDWRNKILTWNGDYSQSKGLRGNITPIDVTTGLMRTTTGMPIGKIEENDNSLAVILKETKDSSNDINDIGQTPIWGATLKSEPLSGVLNKEFLSFEEGQIWRRNRVRTITVQCDVPMGVIAEEVRRDFKEEIENIKLPKGYTMTWFGEHHEQVKNFIALMSEVPLTLIIMFTICVLLFASVKIPMIIFSALPFAMIGIAPGLFLTGKSFGFMSTIGFVSLSGMMIKNMIVLVDEINYEINILKKDKFTALVDSAVSRMRSVALAALTTILGMIPLLWDPLYGDMAATIIFGLFVSTVLTLFVFPVGYGLFYNIKRNK from the coding sequence ATGAAATTTATAGATTATTCAATTAAAAATACAATCGTTGTAAGGTTTATGGTAATACTACTTGTGATTGGTGGGCTTTTCTCATATATGAAGCTCGGAAAATTGGAAGACCCAGAGTTTAAGATAAAAGAGGCTCTTGTAGTTACACTTTATCCTAATGCCGACGCTCACAGTGTAGAACTACAAGTAACTACCAAGATAGAGGAGGCTCTACAAAAAATCCCTAATATAGAGTTTCTTCAAAGTACATCAAAGCCGGGATATTCCCAAGTTAAGATAAAATTAAAAGAGTCTGTACCAAGTAAAGATTTGGAACAATACTGGGATAAACTTAGAAAAAAAATAAATGACTCTCGTATAAACCTACCAATAGGAGCTTTGCCACCTGTTGTTTTAGATGACTACGGAGCAGTTTATGGAATATTTTTGGCAGTTACAAGTGACGGATATAGTTATTCGGAGCTTAAAAAATACACAGAATATATAACAAAAGAGTTAAACTCTATAAATGGAATTGCCCAAGTTACGCAGTTTGGAAAACCAACTGACGCCATAGAGATAATTATCGACAGAGATAAAGTAAACTCAATGGGACTTAATACAAAACTTATAGCCACATCACTTATCTCAGAAAATCTTATCACTGGTGGTGGGACTATTGATTATGGAAGTTTACGTGTAAATCTAAAACTTAATAACAAGATAAATAGTACAGAAAAACTAGAAAATCTTATTATATTTTCTAAAAAACTACCTGACGGAAATGACGAAATAATCCGTCTTAAAGATATTGCAAAAATAGAGAGAGGTTATGTAGAGCCAATCTCTCAAAAAATGTATTTCAATGGTCAGATGTCAATGGGAATCTCCCTTTCTCCAGAAAGTGGAACAAACATTGTTAACACTGGTAAGGTCATTGACGAAAAAATTATAGAATTAAAAGAAAAATTACCAGTTGGTATCGATATTAAGAAAGTTTATTATCAACCAGACTTGGTAACCTCAGCTATAAATAACTTTATATTAAACCTTATTATGTCAGTTATAACTGTTGTTGGGATTTTACTTTTGACAATGGGTATGAGAAGTGGTTTGATAATCGGAGCAAACTTAGTTTTATCAATCTTGGGAACTTTGATTTTTATGCTAGCAATGAAGATTGATATGCAAAGGGTTTCTCTTGGGTCATTTATAATTGCAATGGGTATGCTTGTTGATAACTCAATCGTTATTGTTGACGGAGTTTTGGTCAGAAGAAACCAAGGTATGAGTATGGAAGATGCTCTTTCGGAATCTACTCATAAACCTGCTCTGCCACTTTTGGGAGCTACATTTATCGCAGCCATTGCCTTTTTGCCTGCATATTTAATGGCAAGTTATACTGGAGAATATGTAAGTTCATCTTTCTGGGTAATTGGAATATCTCTAATGCTTAGTTGGGTGCTTTGCCTTACACAGACACCAGTTTACTGCAAGTTATATCTTGAGAATGAGCCTATAAAAGAGCCAAGTGAGAGAGAAAAGAAATTTTATTCAAAAGTTCATAGTCTCTTAGAATATCTACTTGATAGAAAAAAATCAACACTTTCATTTATGGCTATGGCACTTTTTGTGTCTGGTGTAATATTTATGCAGATACCAAAAACATTCTTCCCTGACTCTGATAAAAAAGGTTTCACTATCTCACTTTGGGCACCAGAGGGAAGTAAGATAGAAGTCGTAGAAAAAGCCACTAACGAGCTTGGAAAATATCTAAGTGAAAATAAAAATGTTACAAACGTAGTGGAAACAATCGGTTCTTCTCCAGCTAGATATTATGTGTGTACTATACCAGAGCTACCAAATCCAGCCTATGGAGAGATTATTGTAAGCGTAGATAAACTAAAAAATCTAGAAACTGTAGCAAACTCAGCTCTTGATTATGCTAATAAAAATCTTGCAGGAATAGTTGTAGGAGCTAAAAAATATCCAAACGGTGTACCTACACAATATCCTATCGAGATAGCTTTTTCAGGACAAGATCCTAAAATTTTAAGGGATTTAGCTAACGAGGCTATGGAGATTATCAAAAAACACCCTGATGTATCAAATGTTAAAACTGACTGGAGAAATAAAATTCTTACTTGGAATGGAGATTATTCGCAGTCCAAAGGGCTTAGAGGAAATATCACTCCTATTGATGTAACAACTGGGCTTATGAGAACTACAACAGGTATGCCAATAGGAAAAATAGAGGAAAATGATAATTCTTTAGCTGTAATTTTAAAAGAAACAAAAGATAGCTCTAATGATATAAACGATATTGGACAAACTCCAATTTGGGGAGCTACTCTAAAATCAGAGCCACTGTCTGGAGTTTTAAATAAAGAGTTTTTATCCTTTGAAGAGGGGCAAATCTGGAGAAGAAATCGTGTGAGAACTATAACTGTCCAATGTGATGTGCCTATGGGAGTTATTGCAGAGGAAGTAAGGAGAGATTTTAAAGAGGAGATTGAAAATATAAAATTACCAAAAGGTTATACTATGACTTGGTTTGGAGAACACCACGAGCAAGTTAAAAACTTTATAGCACTGATGTCTGAAGTGCCACTAACACTTATTATAATGTTTACTATCTGTGTTCTTCTATTTGCAAGTGTAAAAATCCCTATGATTATTTTTTCAGCTCTACCATTTGCAATGATTGGTATCGCTCCGGGGCTTTTCTTGACTGGAAAAAGTTTTGGATTTATGTCAACAATCGGTTTTGTATC